The window CATAATTATTGCAGATTTTATGCTATTATTTATAGTTATATAAAACCAATCATTACTATGTTTACGACCGTTTTTAGGCTAAGCGTCGCCACGTTCCTATTTTATAGTTAACAGGGTGATAACAGGGTCATCACTCGGTTATAACAAGGTAATAACTTGATTAAATTCCCTATATAAATCTTCTATAATCCTTGAAAAGTTATTGTTACCTATATCGTTTAATTAGTGTAAGTATTACAGTAGTAATCTTATGTTATTCAAAAATTCAATCTTCAACAAACATATTGGCAAGATGTGACTTGAAAAACAATAGCCTTCCTGCTCAAATAATCATTTTAAAATTATTTTTCCAACTTAAGACATGCTTGTAAAAGCGATTTTAACTTGATTAGTCATGTTTTTATGAAGAAGAATATTTTCAAAATCAAGACCAATTGTTAAGTCAATCCAATCTGGATTACAAGATCTAACCAATCGTTCCTTTTGAATACGGGTAAATCTGCTAATTATTTTGAAACGAGCTAATGCTTGGGATTCCGTTTTAAATTCTTCAAAATAAACCAAACGTGTTAATTGCTGACCGCTATCAAAAAATAAGTTCGGCATTTGTTTATAAAAATCCAATGTCTTGATCAAATCAGAACTCATGCCTACATGCATGCTGGTGCGGTTTCTGTCGGTAACGATGTAAACAAACTTTTTCATAATAAGCGGATTAAAAGTAAAACTAATCTAATTAGTATATGGCCTTGCAAATCAAAATAATATTACTAACTTTATGAGCATAAAATTACTAACTATTTTAGTAATTCCAAATTTATTTTAAAATTTATTTTTATGTCGAATATTTCAAATAATTTAAAGTACCTCAGGAAGAAGAAAGGCCATACACAGCAAAATTTCGCTGATATTATGGAAATTAAAAGATCTTTAATCGGTGCTTATGAGGAAGACCGAGCAGAACCTAAATATGATTTGCTAAAAAAAATAGCAGAATATTTTGAATTAACCATTGATGAGTTCATTAATGAAAAAATTTCTGATACTTGGAAACCAAAGCTAAAAAGCACAGGATCGAACTTAAGGGTGTTAAGTATCTCTGTTGATCAAAATGACAAAGAAAATATAGAATTGGTACCTGTAAAGGCAAGTGCAGGTTATTTAAATGGATTTTCTGATCCACAATATATAAGTGATTTACCAAAATTCCAGTTGCCATTGGCTGCTCTTCGTCAAGGAACTTTTAGAGCATTTGAAATTATGGGCGATAGTATGTTGCCTGTACAGCCTGGAAGTGTAATTATTGGAGAATATATTGATAACTGGAATGAAGTAAAGGCTGGCGATACTTACATTGTGATAAGCAAAAATGAAGGTGTAGTTTATAAAAGAGCAGGAAATCGGTTCAAAGAAAATAAAGATTTGAAATTAATTTCTGATAATAAAGTATATGATGCTTACAGCATTGCTGCTGATGATATTTTAGAAATATGGAAAGCTAAAGCATATATTTCAACATCTATGCCTGAACCAGCGCCTGACCCAACCATGGAAACCTTAACTCAAATGATGGCTCAGATGCAAAAGTCTATTTCTCAATTAAACAAAAATTAACAAGATTTAACATTTACCCATTAAACTGTAAGCCAAAATTAGTATCTATTAGTTTAAACACGTAGACATGAAAAAACTAATTTTAACACTAGCAATTGCAGTAATGGGATTTACTGCAGTTTTTGCTCAAGACGCTGCAAAAAAGGACAGACGTTCTATGCCGAAGCTTACAGCAGAACAAAGGGCTGATAAAGCAACTGGCTTAATGGAGAAAAAATTAAACCTTAACGCAGATCAAAAGACGAAGGTTTATGCTTTAGAACTAAGTAAAGCAAAAAAAATGGATGCTTTGCGTGCAGAAGACAGATCTGCAATGAAAGGAAAAATGCAAAGCATGAAAGCAGATAGAGATAAATCTAACGCTGATTTAGATAAAATATTAACTGCAGATCAAAAAACAAAATTGGATGCCTTTCGTGCTGAAGCCAAAGAAAAAGGTGGCAGGATGAGGAAAGGAATGGGAAGAGGAAATAGAGAAAAAGCACCAATCGTTTCGAATCCACCAGCACAAGGCTAATTCTAAGCATTAATATTATTATTTGAAAAAAGCGTTTCATATTTATGAGACGCTTTTCTTATTTTTGACTAATGAGTAAAATTGAACAGTTTTTAATAAGTAGACTTCAGTTAAGAAAAGATAATTTATCTATCAGAAATTTATCTACCAACTTCCCTCCTGTCGATTTCTGTTCTAATGACTATTTAGGTTTCGCTAAATCTGACCAATTAAGGCAGATCATTGATGAAAATGTATTAAGAATTAAAAAGTATCAAAATGGCTCGGCTGGATCTCGGCTTTTAAGCGGTAATTCAGCATTTTTCGAAGAAACCGAAAAATATATTACTGATTTTCATTACGCAGAAAGTGGCTTAATATTTAATTCTGGATATGATGCGAATGTTGGGTTGTTATCAAGCGTTCCGCAACGTGGAGATACAATTATTTCTGATGAACTGATCCATGCAAGTATTATTGATGGTTGCAGATTAAGTTATGCTTCAAGATTTAAATTTGAACATAATAATCTTTTTAGCCTTAAAGAAAAGTTAAATTTGGCTCAAGGCAATACATTTGTTATCGTTGAAAGTGTGTATTCAATGGATGGTGATTTAGCTCCTTTAAAAGAAATTTCTTCACTTTGTGAAACTTATGGTGCTAACTTAATTGTTGATGAAGCCCATGCAACAGGCATTTTTGGTGATCATGGTAGAGGTTTAGTGAATCAACAAAAACTGGAAGATAAAGTATTTGCAAGAGTGGTAACTTTTGGTAAAGCAATGGGAACGCATGGCGCAATTGTTTTAGGAAGTAATAATTTAAGGCATTACCTTATTAATTTTGCAAGATCTTTTATTTATACAACTGCAGCTCCCATTCATAATATCGTTGCCATAAAATCTTCATACCAGTTTTTATTAGATAGTGATCCCACAGTCATACATCAAAAAATTAGATTGTTTACAGATCTTTTAAAGGATCGTAAAATAGCCTCACTAAAAAGCGAAAGTGCAATCCAGGGCATTGTATTTTCATCTAATGAAGCAACAAAAAATGCAGCATTATTTTTGCAAAATAAAGGTTTCGATGTTCGAGCCATTTTAAGTCCGACAGTACCCATTGGTAAAGAGCGGTTGAGGATTTGCCTTCATTCCTATAATAGTGATGAGGAAATAATCGACCTTGTAAATCTTCTTGCCTCTATAATTAATTAACATGAATAGATATTTTATCACAGGCATTGGAACTGGAATCGGTAAAACTTTGATAAGTGCAATTTTAACAGAAAAACTACAGGCAGATTATTGGAAACCCATTCAATCTGGCGATTTAGAAGTTAGCGATAGCAAAACGATAGCTGGCTTAATTAGTAATCCAAAAACCATTATTCATCCTGAAAGTTACCGATTAACACAGCCATTGTCTCCACATTTATCAGCTAAGCTTGATGGAATTGAAATCGATTTAAATAAAATTGTAATTCCTAACATAGAAAATAGCTTGGTAATTGAAGGCGCTGGTGGCTTAATGGTTCCTTTAAATGAAAATGAACTTATTATCGATTTGATCAAAAAGCTAAATATTGAGGTAATTTTAGTTTCTCAGAATTATTTAGGAAGCATTAATCATACTCTATTATCTATTAATTTATTAAAACAGTTTGAAATTCCTTTGAAGGGAATTATTTTCAATGGAGATGAGAATCAGGAAAGCGAAAGATTTATCTTACAATATAGCAAAGTAAAAAAGCTAGGGCAAGTGCCTAGCTTTTCAATAATTAATCGAGAAAAAGTAAAATCAGCCGGAGCTGGAATTCTACTTTAAATAACCTGTTTTATTTAAATAATCTGCCCAAACGGTATAACCTTCTGGTAATAAATGAAGGCCATCTTTAGTTAATTCGGCTTTTAAATGTCTATCAGCATCGGTAAATTGTGAATATAAATCAATAACGGTTACATTTTTAGTAGAGAACTTTCTAATCTGATCGTTTAGCCAAAGTATATGTTCATCTTTTCCATAATGATTCGGGAATTTACCGAATGAACTGTTAACTGGTAATAATGTGTTGAAATAAATATGCGTCTTTTTCGATCCTTTTTTAATTTTTGAGATCATTAATTTATAATTCCTAAGAATTACACTATCAGGAATATTCCTAGAAATATCATTAATACCAATTAAAATGAACACTTTTTGAGGTTTTCCATCAATCACATCTTGCAAACGATCTAATATCCCAAAAGTTATATCACCTGATATTCCACGATTTTTCGCTTGAGGTAAATTTAAAAGCTTGGCCCAATTTGTACCAGCAGTAATACTATTGCCTAAAAAGATTATATCTTTCTTCGATGTTGGATCTTCTTTAAAGGCAGCAACTTGTTTAAGATAACTCCCTGGACGATAAGTGCTATCCCATTTTACAGTTTGTGCTTTTAAATTGGAAAAGCCAAGTACAACAATTATTGAAAGCGCAATTGATAACTTATTTAAATTTATTCTCATATGATATTGATTAGTCTGCTAAAATACTATTTAGATTGAACTAATATATCTGGATAATCAGAAATAATTCCATCCACTCTCAAGGCTTTTAATTTGCTTATTTCATCAGCCGTGTTTGCTGTCCAAGGGATAATTTTAACACCATCAGCATGTGCCTTCGAAACTAATTCTTCGTTAACCATTTGTAAAACCGGACTTAATATAAACGGTTTAAAGCCAAGATCTGCAATATTCTCTTCGTAAGTTTTTTTATTAGCAACTAAAAATGAAGTCTTTATTTTAGGATATTTTTTATTGATGATTTGGATTGTTCGTTTATCAAAAGATTGGATAACTACATAAGGCAAAATCTTTTTATTTTCTAAAACAGAAATTAAAAGTTCTACAAACTTTTCAGGACTAGGATTTGTGATCCCATCGCCTGCTTCACTGCATTTAGTTTCAATATTATAAAAAAATTGTTTGCGTTTATTTACTTTAATATCACGCTGAACAGCGTCAATTAAAGTACTTAAAAGAGGAATATAAGTTTTGAATTTCTTTTGTTGAGGAAATAAACTATAATTTTTAGTTCCTAAATCAAATGCTTTTAAATCAACATAATTCATTGCGAAAACCGGATATTTTTTAGCATCGGCAGCTGGAATTTCCGCTGCTTCTGGAGTTAACATAAAAGCCGGACTCAAATAATCATCATGAGTAACTACAACTTTTCCATCTTTAGTAATGTGTGTATCCATTTCTAAAGTTGTAATTCCATCGATCTTTAACGTGTTTAACATCGCAGAAATGGTATTTTCAGGCATTAATCCTCTTCCGCCTCTATGCGCTTCGGCACTGAAAGTAGGAAATTCGGCTTTCTGAGCAAAAGATTTTACTGGTTGCACTGCCGTTGTTGCAACTGCAATTAAAAGTATAGTAGCTATTTTCATAATATAAATTAGGATTGATAATCTGCTTCAAATTTTTCTCCGAAGCGATCCGTTGCAATAACTTTCACTTTCTTTACCGAAGGTTCAAACTGTGCTATAAATAAGTGGTCTGTGGAACGAGGTTCTACAAAAGGCCTCGGGTTTGGAAGCTTATCGCCTTTATAAATCTTAACTGCTAAAGGATCTAAACCAGTTTGCTGTAGCATTGCTCCCATCGGTTTATCATCCAAAAAATATTCTACTTTCCATTCCGGATCGTAGTTCCATACATTGGCAATTAACCGCTTTTGATTGGTCAATTCATCCACATAAATATCTAGCTGTTCTCTTCTGTTCCTACCTGTAGATTTATAATGCCATTTCAAATCTGTACCATTAACTTCATAAACACCATAACCTCGTGGTGTTCCATCTTCACAAATTGGACCTGTCCACCAACCACCGCAAACTGTACCGTGATTATGCTCAAATACACCGTTTGTGATTACATTTTTATTATAATGAGTATGACCAGACATGATGTGAACATTTTTAAACTCTTTAAAAACAGCATAAAAGTCTTCTCGGTTTTTAACCTGATTATGAACGGGAATATGGAGACAAAGAATTAACAGTGCATCTTTCGAAACATACCGAAGATCTTTCGCTAGCCAATCTAACTGAGTTTGCGTAATGAAACCATCGTATTCGCGTTCCGTTCCAAGGTAACGAACATCATCTAGAACAACATAATGCGCTTTACCCCTATTAAAAGAATAGTAAGTTGGTCCATAGTGTGCTTGAAAAGTCCTATCTGAAGTCTCATCTCCACCCTGGCGATAATCTTGATCATGGTTACCAATTGCTTGGAAAAAAGGAATGCCAATTTTAGCTATCGCTTCATCATAAGCCGGAAATAAATCAAAATTATCCCAAACTAAATCGCCAACACCAATTCCATGAATAGGAACATTTCCTAAACTTTTAACGGCTTCAATCGTATCGGGCACTGATGTGGCCATCATTTGCTCAACATCTTTTTTATTTTTCACCTGCGGATCTGCCCAAATAATAAAACTATGTTTATCATCCTGTTGATTGAGCGGCTTTAAATCAAAGTTTAATTTGCCAGCTGTATCTGGTTTGTAATAATGACGAGCAATACTGCTTTCCGTTTTAAATTCATACCCCGATGGCGTACTGATCCAAATAAATCTAGCCAGTTCATTAACGTCTATCGTGTAATTTCCGTTTTTATCTGATTGAATAACACTGTAACCGTCAGAAATAATAACATTAGCAACACCTTTGCCTTTGCTTATAACCTTGCCAGAAATCTTTTTGTCATTATTTAAAAATGCAAATGCATCAGCATTTAAACTAACAAATAAAGTTGTCGTTAAAAGGCTGGTTTTCTGTAGAAAAGATCTTCTATTCATACTAATCTGCGAGATGGCTAAAACCATCAATACTTAAAATTAAATATTATAAGATTGGGTTAGTTAGCTAGAACTAACCCAATACTTTATTTTAATTAACAAGTGCGGTACCACCTTCTATTGCTGTTAATGGAGAGGTGACTGTTAAAGGCACATTTGTTAATGCTCTTCCGTTTACCCATCTTCCAGAGGTCGCATCATACAAACCACCTAGTTTAGCAAAACTTGTAGCGCCAGGAAATGAAAGTCGATTTACATTTGTGCCTGCTCCGTAATATAACTGTGTACCACGAGTTGATGGATTAAATGTGGTATAAAAATCATTAATTGTGATTTTATATCCAACCTCTGGCGGTCCGACTGAATAGAAATTACCATTGGCGCCACCAAAAAATATTACGTCTAATGGTGTCGAAGCTAAGGTAACTGTAGTTCCTTCAAATATTGCAATACCAGCAACGTTACCGCTGTTTGCAAGCAAATTATCAGTTTTGGCTCCTATACCATCTGCTCCTACTGCCCCAGTTGCAACAGAATAATCTACACTTCTAATCCATTTTGCTGAACTAATATCAGTGGAGAGAACACTAGATGAACCGTTAATTCGTTTAGGCGTACCACCAACATAAAAATATTCTCCCTTGGAAACCGTTCCACTGGTTAAATTAAATTTATATGTTCTAGCTCCACCTGTATTCCATCCCAAAGTTGGGAATGTTGTTGCCCCGGCATTATTGCTCGTGTAAACAGAAAATGGTGTGGTAGCGAAATTAATATCTCTTGTGGCTAAAAATTGGATATATTCATTATTAGCATCTCCACCATTTGGATCCACAAGAAACCCAGATATCACAATTGGAGAAAGTTTAGGTAAGGCTACAAATACAAAGTCATCTTCTTTTCGCATCCAAAGTTGAATTTGATTGGTGCCACTTGAAGAAATAAGAAAAGGAATGCCTGTAAAATTCCCACTTGGTGATAGTGCACTTGTTCCATAAGAAGCTGTTGTTTCTGTATGCACTATTGCTTTTCCATAACCATCATTTATAGTTTTATCTCCACTATAAGTTGCGCCAGTCGTTATTTCTGGTTCAAAAACAGAATTGGCAATAGTTACAAGTGTACTTTCAAAAGTACTTGGTGCTGCTAAAAATCGAGCTGTATTAACAATAAGTATTTTTGGCGTTTTGCCAGATGCTATTTTCGAAATTGATCCAGCGGAAATCCCTACAATTTGTAAAATACCATTCACTCTTTTTAACGTTCCACCTTCTACTTTTACATGAATCGAATCACCAGGAATAAAATTTGCGGCATCGGCACCGATGTTAAAAGCCATGCCTCTTAATGAATCAATTCCATTACCGGCAAGCCTGCTATTTTGCATAATTAGTAATCCCGTTGGAGCATTACCAGCTCTAAAATCTGATATTACAACCCCTTTAATAGAAACTGCACCACCCATCGATGCTGGTGTAAGCTGCAAATCTGCTCCTTTGTAAAGCTTTTTTAAATCGAAGTTTGAAATAAACGAACTAGGTATGCTGTTAACGTAATCATCATCTCGTTTACATCCTGCTAAAATGCCAACAAGTACCGTTAGTAAAAAAATATATTTTAATGTCTTTTTCATCTTTTATGTTTTTATTCAATGGTAATGAAGCATTGTGATTTTGTAATGCCTTTTAGTATTTCTAAAATCATATGTTTTCATTAGGGTTTTTGCCACCAAACTAATGTATTAATATCATCAGCACCTTGTGAAGCTACTGCAGCTTTATAACTTGTTGGGTTTGTAGACTGACTAATTAGCGGATAATTTAATCTGGCTGGCATTCTACCGCCATTTTCTAAACCTGTGCCTTTTGGTAAAATAGGATGCCCGGTTCTTCTGTACTCTAACCATTGTTGAAAATCTACCAGAAACATGGCATAATATTTTTGTAAATGAATTAATTCCATTTTACTTGCAGCACCTGCTGTAGTAGAGTTTAAAGGGAAATTATTGTCCCAATCTATATCTGCAGTAACGGCATATGCCTTTACTAATGGATCGTTTGGATTAGCAAATACCGATGGCAACCAATAATTAATGGCGTCAGCAATACCTTTATAATAATATGTTTCTCCCGTAGTGTTGATCCAACCTTTTGCTGCTGCCTCGGCCAGAATAAAATCAACTTCAGCTACGTTCATAATGATACCAGTATAAGCATCAGTTTGTAAAGTAATACCATTGGTTACCTGAGCATCTGAATAAAAATAAGCTTGCTTAACTACAGAACTTCCGGCAGCATAACCACTTGGTACGCCAATATATCCACCCGGACCTTGAGCAATTCCCCATCGACCAATGTTATTTCTACCAAATCTTGTATCAATGCGTGGATCTGCCCAAGTAGTAAGGTTATCCATAAAAAATTTTGTGATTGCTGGCGTTCTAAAATCTACAGCACGAGTATTCATAAATGGCGATGAAAATACTGCTGTGCTGCTATTTGTGCCATTCCAAAGAATTTTTGCGGTATGGGTATTATCCTGCATAATTGGATATTTTGCTGGATTGGTATCAACCATCTCTTTAATTTTAGCGATTACCTGAGCACTTACATCTGTTTTGGCAGCGATACGCATTAATAATCTTAAGTATAATGAATTGCCTAACCTACGCCATTTGGAAACATCGCCTTGATAAAGTGGATCACCTGTTGGTATAATCGCAACTCCATCTGCTAATAAAGTATTTGCTTCTTCTAACTTTTTGAATAAATCTAGGTAAATGTCCTTTTGTTTATCAAAAACAGGTTCTAAAACGCCTTCTTTACCTTGGTTTGCTTGAGTATAAGGAACATCTCCATAAACATCTGTTAGCAATTGAAATACCCAAGCTTCACTTATTTTCGAAATTGCCTGATAGGATTTATTTAAGGATTCAGGCTGACTAGCAATTGTGCCAATGTTTCTTAAATTAGTTAATTCCGGATACCAAACGTTCCACGTTTGATCTGCAACGTTACGCCTAACATCGTACCTAAATATCCTCCCTTCACCATCATTAATATCTACCGTAACTTGCATCAATTCGTTATTGAAACTACGATTTCTGCTCATGTTAACACTTAAAACATTTATTAATGCCGGAGCTAATAATTGATTTGCAGTGGTACTACTTTTCCCGATAGGATCTGTATTTACTTCATTAAAATCTTTTTTGCAAGAGAGAAATGAAATGCCAACAGCAAATAATAATGTATAATTTTTAATATTTTTCATTTTCTTTTAATTAAAGACCTACAACTAAACGTACACCATAAGTTCTTGTCGATGGCAATTGTCCTGTTTCAAAACCTTGTACAATATCAGATCCTGCCAACGTTCCAAATTCTGGATCAAAAGCTGGCCATGGAGACCAAATAAATAAATTACGGCCATAAACACCTAATGTTAATCTATTTAATCCAAGGCTTTTTAAAATCCTAGGGTTAAATGCATAGTTTAAATTAGCTTCTCTAAATTTTAAATAATCTGTTCTGAATACACTTCCTTCTGCCTGATCTGAGCCATAAAGTGCGGTGTAATAATTTTCAAAATTGGTCGCAATTACATCATTTGTGCGGTA is drawn from Pedobacter mucosus and contains these coding sequences:
- a CDS encoding GIY-YIG nuclease family protein, giving the protein MKKFVYIVTDRNRTSMHVGMSSDLIKTLDFYKQMPNLFFDSGQQLTRLVYFEEFKTESQALARFKIISRFTRIQKERLVRSCNPDWIDLTIGLDFENILLHKNMTNQVKIAFTSMS
- a CDS encoding calcineurin-like phosphoesterase C-terminal domain-containing protein yields the protein MNRRSFLQKTSLLTTTLFVSLNADAFAFLNNDKKISGKVISKGKGVANVIISDGYSVIQSDKNGNYTIDVNELARFIWISTPSGYEFKTESSIARHYYKPDTAGKLNFDLKPLNQQDDKHSFIIWADPQVKNKKDVEQMMATSVPDTIEAVKSLGNVPIHGIGVGDLVWDNFDLFPAYDEAIAKIGIPFFQAIGNHDQDYRQGGDETSDRTFQAHYGPTYYSFNRGKAHYVVLDDVRYLGTEREYDGFITQTQLDWLAKDLRYVSKDALLILCLHIPVHNQVKNREDFYAVFKEFKNVHIMSGHTHYNKNVITNGVFEHNHGTVCGGWWTGPICEDGTPRGYGVYEVNGTDLKWHYKSTGRNRREQLDIYVDELTNQKRLIANVWNYDPEWKVEYFLDDKPMGAMLQQTGLDPLAVKIYKGDKLPNPRPFVEPRSTDHLFIAQFEPSVKKVKVIATDRFGEKFEADYQS
- a CDS encoding SusD/RagB family nutrient-binding outer membrane lipoprotein; translation: MKNIKNYTLLFAVGISFLSCKKDFNEVNTDPIGKSSTTANQLLAPALINVLSVNMSRNRSFNNELMQVTVDINDGEGRIFRYDVRRNVADQTWNVWYPELTNLRNIGTIASQPESLNKSYQAISKISEAWVFQLLTDVYGDVPYTQANQGKEGVLEPVFDKQKDIYLDLFKKLEEANTLLADGVAIIPTGDPLYQGDVSKWRRLGNSLYLRLLMRIAAKTDVSAQVIAKIKEMVDTNPAKYPIMQDNTHTAKILWNGTNSSTAVFSSPFMNTRAVDFRTPAITKFFMDNLTTWADPRIDTRFGRNNIGRWGIAQGPGGYIGVPSGYAAGSSVVKQAYFYSDAQVTNGITLQTDAYTGIIMNVAEVDFILAEAAAKGWINTTGETYYYKGIADAINYWLPSVFANPNDPLVKAYAVTADIDWDNNFPLNSTTAGAASKMELIHLQKYYAMFLVDFQQWLEYRRTGHPILPKGTGLENGGRMPARLNYPLISQSTNPTSYKAAVASQGADDINTLVWWQKP
- the bioD gene encoding dethiobiotin synthase produces the protein MNRYFITGIGTGIGKTLISAILTEKLQADYWKPIQSGDLEVSDSKTIAGLISNPKTIIHPESYRLTQPLSPHLSAKLDGIEIDLNKIVIPNIENSLVIEGAGGLMVPLNENELIIDLIKKLNIEVILVSQNYLGSINHTLLSINLLKQFEIPLKGIIFNGDENQESERFILQYSKVKKLGQVPSFSIINREKVKSAGAGILL
- a CDS encoding aminotransferase class I/II-fold pyridoxal phosphate-dependent enzyme translates to MSKIEQFLISRLQLRKDNLSIRNLSTNFPPVDFCSNDYLGFAKSDQLRQIIDENVLRIKKYQNGSAGSRLLSGNSAFFEETEKYITDFHYAESGLIFNSGYDANVGLLSSVPQRGDTIISDELIHASIIDGCRLSYASRFKFEHNNLFSLKEKLNLAQGNTFVIVESVYSMDGDLAPLKEISSLCETYGANLIVDEAHATGIFGDHGRGLVNQQKLEDKVFARVVTFGKAMGTHGAIVLGSNNLRHYLINFARSFIYTTAAPIHNIVAIKSSYQFLLDSDPTVIHQKIRLFTDLLKDRKIASLKSESAIQGIVFSSNEATKNAALFLQNKGFDVRAILSPTVPIGKERLRICLHSYNSDEEIIDLVNLLASIIN
- a CDS encoding DUF5689 domain-containing protein; amino-acid sequence: MKKTLKYIFLLTVLVGILAGCKRDDDYVNSIPSSFISNFDLKKLYKGADLQLTPASMGGAVSIKGVVISDFRAGNAPTGLLIMQNSRLAGNGIDSLRGMAFNIGADAANFIPGDSIHVKVEGGTLKRVNGILQIVGISAGSISKIASGKTPKILIVNTARFLAAPSTFESTLVTIANSVFEPEITTGATYSGDKTINDGYGKAIVHTETTASYGTSALSPSGNFTGIPFLISSSGTNQIQLWMRKEDDFVFVALPKLSPIVISGFLVDPNGGDANNEYIQFLATRDINFATTPFSVYTSNNAGATTFPTLGWNTGGARTYKFNLTSGTVSKGEYFYVGGTPKRINGSSSVLSTDISSAKWIRSVDYSVATGAVGADGIGAKTDNLLANSGNVAGIAIFEGTTVTLASTPLDVIFFGGANGNFYSVGPPEVGYKITINDFYTTFNPSTRGTQLYYGAGTNVNRLSFPGATSFAKLGGLYDATSGRWVNGRALTNVPLTVTSPLTAIEGGTALVN
- a CDS encoding DUF4890 domain-containing protein, whose protein sequence is MKKLILTLAIAVMGFTAVFAQDAAKKDRRSMPKLTAEQRADKATGLMEKKLNLNADQKTKVYALELSKAKKMDALRAEDRSAMKGKMQSMKADRDKSNADLDKILTADQKTKLDAFRAEAKEKGGRMRKGMGRGNREKAPIVSNPPAQG
- a CDS encoding XRE family transcriptional regulator, giving the protein MSNISNNLKYLRKKKGHTQQNFADIMEIKRSLIGAYEEDRAEPKYDLLKKIAEYFELTIDEFINEKISDTWKPKLKSTGSNLRVLSISVDQNDKENIELVPVKASAGYLNGFSDPQYISDLPKFQLPLAALRQGTFRAFEIMGDSMLPVQPGSVIIGEYIDNWNEVKAGDTYIVISKNEGVVYKRAGNRFKENKDLKLISDNKVYDAYSIAADDILEIWKAKAYISTSMPEPAPDPTMETLTQMMAQMQKSISQLNKN
- a CDS encoding glycerophosphodiester phosphodiesterase family protein — encoded protein: MKIATILLIAVATTAVQPVKSFAQKAEFPTFSAEAHRGGRGLMPENTISAMLNTLKIDGITTLEMDTHITKDGKVVVTHDDYLSPAFMLTPEAAEIPAADAKKYPVFAMNYVDLKAFDLGTKNYSLFPQQKKFKTYIPLLSTLIDAVQRDIKVNKRKQFFYNIETKCSEAGDGITNPSPEKFVELLISVLENKKILPYVVIQSFDKRTIQIINKKYPKIKTSFLVANKKTYEENIADLGFKPFILSPVLQMVNEELVSKAHADGVKIIPWTANTADEISKLKALRVDGIISDYPDILVQSK
- a CDS encoding GDSL-type esterase/lipase family protein gives rise to the protein MRINLNKLSIALSIIVVLGFSNLKAQTVKWDSTYRPGSYLKQVAAFKEDPTSKKDIIFLGNSITAGTNWAKLLNLPQAKNRGISGDITFGILDRLQDVIDGKPQKVFILIGINDISRNIPDSVILRNYKLMISKIKKGSKKTHIYFNTLLPVNSSFGKFPNHYGKDEHILWLNDQIRKFSTKNVTVIDLYSQFTDADRHLKAELTKDGLHLLPEGYTVWADYLNKTGYLK